From a region of the Phaseolus vulgaris cultivar G19833 chromosome 6, P. vulgaris v2.0, whole genome shotgun sequence genome:
- the LOC137833127 gene encoding protein MAIN-LIKE 1-like has translation MVRTRGGGSSNLDRVRPTASIRRKRGGPSTSIPNEEFEDYIEQEEVEVDDEGYPGGPLDKSLLVNYEHHVAKQLWDGLDRGELKVVSHGRKINKLGAPHERIEAVVELYGLGGLLHASYESLDRGLLCAFVERWHAETNSFHLPVGEMTITLDDVSNLLHLPIVG, from the exons ATGGTGCGGACTAGAGGTGGAGGAAGTTCTAATTTGGATCGTGTGCGTCCAACTGCATCGATTAGAAGAAAACGGGGTGGGCCTAGTACTTCAATTCCAAATGAAGAGTTTGAAGATTATATTGAACAAGAAGAAGTTGAAGTTGATGATGAAGGCTATCCAGGAGGGCCATTGGATAAGTCCTTACTTGTTAATTATGAACATCACGTAGCCAAACAGTTGTGGGATGGTTTG GATCGTGGTGAGCTGAAGGTCGTTTCACATGGGAGGAAGATAAATAAGTTAGGAGCACCTCATGAGCGCATAGAAGCTGTTGTAGAATTGTATGGCTTAGGTGGTCTGCTTCATGCTAGTTATGAGAGTCTAGACCGAGGACTGCTGTGTGCTTTTGTAGAGAGGTGGCATGCAGAGACAAACAGTTTTCATTTACCGGTTGGGGAGATGACCATCACTCTTGATGATGTGTCAAATTTGTTACATTTACCCATTGTCGGTTAG